The stretch of DNA TCTGATAATAAGGTACTATCTAATGTAGCTAACATGGCTGACTACACTAATATGACAGTAAGCTAATGTAGCTAATATAGCTATGGAATACATTAATACTGCTAGTAAAATGCTATGCTAATACAATGGTGGATTATGCTAATATGGTTGTAAACTAGTGTAGCTAATATCAGGGTAATTCAACTAATATCAAAATAAGGTAATATAGCCATTATGGTGGTTGATTATGCTAATATGGCAGTAGACTAATGTAGTAAGAAATAATTaacctggagaaaaaaaaaaatattttgtataaaagcaaccaaaaacaaaactttaacaCAAAGACATGGTGTGTCTTGTGTCTCTCAGCCATATTTCAGATCATCCAGAGTATCCGTATGGGGATGTGATCCAGAAGGAGCCTCTGGACTAccacctcccctccctcccctcccccctgcCCTCACTGAGCCCGGCTAGCCTGCACCTGCACACCCCCGCCCCCTTCCAGAGGCACAGAGACTGACGCCAAAGCTTCGGATCCAGCAGACCTCAGAGTGAAGCTTCCCCcgaccaccaccaccgccaccacctcctccaccagccCCTCCCCGGGAGATCGCCCCCCGCCCCCGATCAGCGTTTACAGTGTTGCAGTCTGTGGTACTGACAAGCTTTTCTATGGACAGTCTAAAACCACGTTGGCTGGAGAACATGCGTGTGTCATCACTCACTTGgcacctttgtgtgtgtgtgtgtgtgtgtgtgtgtgaaggtgtgactgttaatgtgagagtgtgtgtggccAGTGATTCCTGCTGACAATGTGCCATATCTGTCTGTGTAAGTGTTTGTCTGTGACGTGTGAGAAGatcttttttcaaataaatgttgagCATTTAGGAAGCCTCCAGTTTTACTTCTGCTTTTGTAGATgacattcactcacacacaacgTAATGTTTGGTTGTAGTCAAGGAGGAAAGTCTCATCAGAGGCTTCAGGTTTGAAAACAGAACACATACTGGAGTATGTACTAAATTTTATATCACAGATCCAGTATATCTAATACTTTGTAACTACGCGTGCCTTGAAAAGTGTGTAATTTGGTTCTAAAAATGCATTcaacatttactttttattgGAAAGCTTTGATGCCTTGTCTTTCAGGGTAGGATTGTCCTGAGACAAATTATTGCCCAAACTAAATATTGTCTGAATTTCCCCACCAGCTCAACAGAAACTCTACAGAAACTCTACAGAAACTCTTAAATCGAACAAACCGCTCATCCTGAACCAGATGATGTTTGGTACTGATGCTGACTGCTAGAATAGGAGAGGAAAACTCTCTTTGAAGATTAATTAAATGATTGATAGTTAAACTTAAGtttatagttatttcactgttaacaattaaatgctttattaaTCATTTGTTAACTGATGTTAAAggttataaatgttttataaagcaaTGACTGTTAAGTATAGTTTGATTAACAATGAAAGTACCATTTTTATTAAAGTGGCACTAAGTAAGAGTTTTAGATAGAAATGTTCAAAAATTTAAATTATCCAAAAAATTGGAAGAAACAGCAGTTGTGGCACCATGATATATATGTATTGAGCTGCAGAGATGACTAAGTGagcaagctaacaagctaacaagctagccctaACTAATGCTAAACCAAGACTACTTAGactgcacagctaactagctaacggcagccaCAGTGACTGGCAGTAAGCAAATACTCTGATGATTTGCGGCCACATATTTGTTTCGACTATGCATTTGACCGGTAGTCAACATACTTCACCTTTAATGGTGGTAATTTTCAAAACTGTTTCCTAACCTGAATGAAATCAGAAAAGATCACCTGGTAGCTTCAATCGAAATACCACTTGACTGTGGCTTCAATCTCACTAGTTCAACAACATACTAGACACTATGCGTGGTAACACGAGGAAGAACAGGACAGAGATGCGATCGGGTGGTTATTCTTCTTTAAGCATGTTTATTGAAAGGTGTGAAGTGCAGCTGTCAAGTGCAATTGTGGTAAGTATGTTACAATATCTCATCCGGTCTTTTGCAGAAACATGCACAGAACATGAGCATACAACTGATACacagaatgaaaaagaaaacacatctccagagtttgtatttttttttttttttttttgttaaatgttgagttttaagATATTGTTCATCCAGAAGTACATCACTgtcaaaaacttaaaaaaaaaaaaaaaaaatcataaaaggtGCAAATActccagaaagaaaaaaaagagcaagtgAGAATGGTTTTACAGTAAGAGTTAATGTAGCAGTAAAGAGATATGGACAACATTGTTGGCTGTGTTGTTGTAAGTTAAATAACCTAAACTCCCGTCCGTCCACAGTCTTGAAAATACAGCAATAAAAATAGACGACACAGACTCGGGCAAGACCAGCACGTTCTTCGCTCACCCGCTTCAATCTGTGTGGCCAAGATGGCATCTGttgtttctctccctccctctcctcactATTTTACATTGTACTTACACTATACAGAAATATACATCATCTTCTGCCCATCAAACTTTTTATTACgaaaagagaaaatgcagcTTAGCCCAAATGTCTCAACCCTGTCGAATAAGATTTAAATTACATGCCACTGCAGGGTTGAGAGAACAGCAATGATGAGCTTTGTCCAGGGCAAAAATGAGGAGCTTTGAAAGAGAAATACTGAAATAGAATATCATCATCTCCATAagaaaccacatttttttttgttcatcccAACAACCCACGGTTGAAGTAACGTCACCAGTTCTGCCAAGTGTTGTTCAAAataccctccctccctcccccccaacTCCCCCATTCCAGATGGGGACTTTGTCATGGTAATAATTGCTCACATTCTTCATTTGTCACTCTGAGaaggctttttttctctctctcaaaccTCTCGACCTTGTAACTTTAGGATTCAGCATTGAGAGAGAACAACTTTTTATTTACATCATTCAGCAAAAAAAGGGTAACAACCAATAcaatcctccacctcctgctgctcctcctcctcctcctcctccaccgcccTCATCAGTAAAATCGACATCACTTAAAATCCAGACACAGgcacagtgatttttttttgaatCTATAGTTAAGTATATTGTCGCCACTGatgacttgttttgtttcttcttggTAAGACATTCTAGTTGATATGTCCAAGGGTTATTTGGCAAATGTTCGATGATTCAATCTTGCTCTGAAACTAATCCCGCCATACACCGTCTTCAAGATTGTCACCCCCTGCTGCGCTGTGAAGCACTGCACCGCCTGTCCCACCAGCTGCATCCTTCTGAGAGATAAATATGTGCAAATTCTTGTCTTAACAGCGTAACCTCCTGCTGCAGAAGGCAAGGtggagctctgctgctgctgtagcagAACTCAAAAAATGTCAGTCAGTTTGTCTGTGTACAGACCAGGCTACGCCGACGGGCCGGAGCTGTGCAAGGTGGGCTGGACGAGGGTGGCGTTGCTCGGGGGTCCCGGTGTGGCAGCTGTCGGAGGCGCAGGCGGGGAACCGGTCTGAACCTGGGCCTGGAACTGGGCCATCTGCTCCGGGCTGGCCAGCGTTTTCAGCAGGGTGTTCTCCTGCTCCAACTGGGAGTTACGCTCGATCAGCTCCTTGATctgctccttcaggacctccacctcctcacgcaCAGCGTACATCAGGTGACTCTTCACCAGGTCCTGAGATAGACAGAGAGATCAGTGTTAATGACTGGAATGTTTCAACACATTCACATTAGAAGGTGCACCATGTCGTTTTGGGAAATACATTGTAAGATCTCcatattaacaataataaattaataaacaaaccctatttgttttcatgaatgaataaaacttaataaacaaactgaccttagcAAGACAACATCAATTtgcagttttactttgtttatatttggcaaaCCCTGCCACACAACAGCTTGTGTAACAGAGTGTGTAacaatttaaacacaaaataagtttaaaaaaatttgtttttgtgtttttattaaaagtttTCTTACTGTCAATGTCAGTCCTACTAATGGTTACATAGGGTTGTCTCTGGAGTACAGACAACCCTATGTAATAAATGACTGCTCTACATAATGCTGCCAATATGTTCACAATGTAGAAAAATCAATGTGTGATTGAAATGcctgacaacaaacaaaaaaaggagccATAAAGACCTAAAATATTACAAACATAATGACataagttgaaaaaaaaaggtgatgcCAGATCATTAATAATCAGGttcaaacacattaaacagacCATAAAGACAAAACGTGAGCGTGTTTATTCCCAAAGTGCGACGTCATTAAACCTGGGCCAATCAGAAGCCGAGATATTTATAACCAGGCGTGTGAGCCCTGCAGTTTGCCTAGCAAcaagactgacagcagcagcgacAACAACAGAGACTaaagtgaaacagaaaataaacctAGGTTTCGTTTTCTGGGCAGAAAAAAGTTCTGGATGTATAAACTTTATATTCAAACAGCACAATTAAGCCAACAAACGTATCACACCGCATTCAAAAATAATACTTTAttgtctccagctgtgtgaGCGGTTGGTTTGAGGTAACTGCTAGTTACACTTATTTTTAAGCTAGCTAACTAGCATAGTTTTCTTGTTAGCATaaacagtatttttatttttgcccaAAAATAACTTTACGGGTATGAAATTACATGACCACCACAGAACAATACAATGTGACGTTCACTGTAGTCTACAgcctatttttgtttttttgtgccagagatttaaataaaaaaaaaacacataactacgcagataaaaacacaaatcacgCAATGTCCTGTTATAATGAAGCCCCCTCTTCAAACATCCTTTTGTTTGTAATAAAAGCAATtaggcagattttttttgtgagggtttagaggttaaaaaaaactcaccaTTGCTTGTTCAATCTTGTTGTCAATGGCCACAACGCTGGCTCCTGACGAGCTGCAAAAAACATAGGAgaaagataaattaaaaaaacagtttagaGCCGATCTGTACTGCAACACCAACAGAATCAATGCAGAGCCGCAGCCCTACAGAGAAGCAGCCCGCCTCCCTTTATAGAAATGTGGGTCGTTACAGGAAGCCTCTGGAAATTTCTATAAAAATCAACGGCCTGGTTTCATTGTGGAGCAATTCCTCATTCCTACAAAGCGGTGTGGCCCTGTGAGAGTAGCATCCATCGACTCAGCctccatctcacacacacagacagaggtgaCATTACTGCCGCAGGTGAACACAGTAAAACGACACTACGGGGCTTTATAATAGTATTTACCTATTGTCGAGCTTGACGTGCGAGCTCTCTGCGCTCAGTAACGAAGATAGGAACGAGATAGAGAAATTTCTCAGCTGGCAGACGCCAAGATCCATAGCCACGGTGTAGCACGGCGAATTCATGCTGGCCatgttgttttttgggggggggttgttctttttctttttacagtccGTTCACAAACAGATCCCGTCTCGACCTCCACGCGACCAGCTCCGCGAGACACATCCACAAGGCGATATTGTGAGTAGAAAAAGCTTGTGCACCGACCGCAGCGGCACAAATACAATCCAAGGTCAGCTCATCTCGGCTCCACAACATGAATCTGCGGCTCGGGACGAGCGCGCATAATTTATCCAGCGACAAACCTAGAGGGCGGCCGCCGATTGGTCGAGACGGAGGCTGTTTGCATAATCTATGCGGGAACGCCCCCACCTGCCGCTCAGCTGACGCGCTTTTGCATAAAATATACCAGGAGCgagagaggaggtggatgaAACCGGGGAAAACCGGAtgggaagagaaaaagaaaagagctgTAGTGGTGAAAAACAGGCAAGGGGAAGGACAAGATTCAAACAGCGACAAAAGACATCCACCAGCTCCTGATTCGACACAGGAATTCAGCCCGatgcaaatgtgttttcaaCCCCGAGGAACATTTACACTACAAGGAATCCCTCTGAGAATAGATGGGTCTCATCGTGCTTACAAAATGACATGTGGCGAGTTATACTCCTGCAAATTCGTTATGTTAGTGAATATGAGCAGTTTGGGAGATTTTGTTCACAAATGACTAAATAGTACATGCCATTTTAGGCCCCTTTCCCTCAATGTCAGGGGTGTAAGAATGTGAAACCTTCCTCACCACAACTACTTTATAAACTACAGCCCTTTCAGTCAAATGAACAGCTCTGTTTTGGGTAGGATTAAAgtaatacaaagacaaacactgacGGTAATTATGCAGAAGCcaaaaatcagatttttcaaCACACGTCTGGTAATAATCAATATACTATCATCTGCAGTAGCAACTGCATTTTATCCCAACAATATAAATG from Sparus aurata chromosome 9, fSpaAur1.1, whole genome shotgun sequence encodes:
- the LOC115588256 gene encoding TSC22 domain family protein 1-like isoform X3; the protein is MIPLTDGSMRVRGVRVQGHDEMAMKLLFWELEQHLKSSSGASVVAIDNKIEQAMDLVKSHLMYAVREEVEVLKEQIKELIERNSQLEQENTLLKTLASPEQMAQFQAQVQTGSPPAPPTAATPGPPSNATLVQPTLHSSGPSA
- the LOC115588256 gene encoding TSC22 domain family protein 1-like isoform X2; translated protein: MASMNSPCYTVAMDLGVCQLRNFSISFLSSLLSAESSHVKLDNSSSGASVVAIDNKIEQAMDLVKSHLMYAVREEVEVLKEQIKELIERNSQLEQENTLLKTLASPEQMAQFQAQVQTGSPPAPPTAATPGPPSNATLVQPTLHSSGPSA